The following proteins come from a genomic window of Sphaerisporangium rubeum:
- a CDS encoding SDR family NAD(P)-dependent oxidoreductase, translating to MTMTAFVTGASSGFGAAITRRLAADGVRVVASARRADLLAKAAAGHPGTVHPLGLDVRDRAAVEQAIASLPAEFAEIDLLVNNAGLAKGLLPAQDADLDDWDQMLDTNCRGLMYCTRAILPGMVARGRGHVVNVGSVAGTYPYPGGNVYGASKAFVHQFSQNLRSDLHGTGVRVTCVEPGMCGDTEFSTVRFGGDRERARALYAGMRPLGPADIAEAVSWAASLPAHVNVNVIELMPVTQSFAPFQVHRSPPVPS from the coding sequence ATGACCATGACCGCGTTCGTCACCGGCGCCAGCAGTGGCTTCGGCGCCGCGATCACCCGCCGCCTCGCGGCCGACGGCGTCCGCGTCGTCGCGTCGGCGCGGAGAGCGGACCTGCTCGCCAAGGCGGCGGCCGGCCACCCGGGCACCGTCCACCCTCTTGGACTGGACGTCCGGGACAGGGCCGCGGTCGAGCAGGCGATCGCGTCTCTGCCGGCCGAGTTCGCCGAGATCGACCTGCTGGTCAACAACGCCGGCCTCGCCAAGGGTCTGCTCCCCGCTCAAGACGCCGACCTGGATGACTGGGACCAGATGCTCGACACCAACTGCAGGGGCCTCATGTACTGCACCCGGGCGATCCTTCCCGGCATGGTGGCACGCGGCCGGGGCCACGTGGTCAACGTGGGCTCGGTCGCCGGCACCTACCCCTACCCCGGCGGCAACGTCTACGGCGCGAGCAAGGCGTTCGTCCACCAGTTCAGCCAGAACCTGCGGAGCGACCTGCACGGCACCGGCGTCCGCGTCACCTGCGTCGAACCCGGCATGTGTGGGGACACCGAGTTCTCCACCGTGCGCTTCGGCGGGGATCGGGAGCGGGCCCGGGCCCTCTATGCCGGGATGCGGCCGCTCGGCCCCGCCGACATCGCCGAGGCCGTGTCCTGGGCCGCATCGCTGCCGGCGCACGTCAACGTCAACGTCATCGAGCTCATGCCCGTCACCCAGAGCTTCGCACCGTTCCAGGTGCACCGAAGCCCTCCCGTGCCGTCCTGA
- a CDS encoding alpha/beta fold hydrolase has protein sequence MSPLVAIAPSAISLLHRDIAANSIDLSRLAEQERFTVDTFITGQIAIAYDDHNPEGTGPPLMLVHGHPFDRSMWAPQVEHLGRDGRRVIVPDLRGYGRSSVVPGKTPLQTFAQDIAALLDHLDVAEVVLGGLSMGGQIVMEFHRLFPDRLRGLVLAATAPQAETEEGRRIRNATADRLLREGLDGYAEEVLAKMVAPASIRRSSAVAEHVIGMMRRTPPEGAAAALRGRAERPDYLASLSRVRVPTLIVVGSDDEFTPIGDARLMHEVIPGSALVVIEDTAHMPNLERPAEFNAALSRFLDSISRRRRAL, from the coding sequence ATGTCACCTCTGGTCGCTATTGCTCCGAGTGCAATTTCTCTATTGCACCGAGATATTGCCGCTAATAGCATCGACCTGTCAAGGCTGGCCGAACAGGAGAGATTCACGGTGGACACCTTCATCACCGGTCAGATCGCTATCGCTTATGACGACCACAATCCCGAGGGCACTGGGCCGCCGCTGATGCTCGTCCACGGGCACCCGTTCGACCGTTCGATGTGGGCACCCCAGGTCGAGCATCTCGGCCGGGACGGACGCCGGGTGATCGTCCCGGATCTGCGTGGCTACGGCCGCAGCAGCGTCGTCCCGGGAAAGACGCCACTTCAGACCTTCGCCCAGGACATCGCCGCACTTCTCGACCACCTCGACGTCGCAGAGGTCGTCCTCGGCGGCCTGTCCATGGGTGGACAGATCGTCATGGAGTTTCATCGCCTGTTCCCGGACCGGCTGCGCGGGCTGGTGCTCGCCGCTACCGCCCCGCAGGCGGAGACCGAAGAAGGCAGGCGGATCCGCAACGCCACGGCCGACCGGCTGCTGCGGGAGGGGTTGGACGGTTACGCGGAGGAGGTCCTGGCCAAGATGGTGGCGCCGGCCAGTATCCGGCGGTCCTCCGCGGTGGCCGAGCATGTCATCGGAATGATGCGGAGGACGCCTCCGGAGGGTGCGGCCGCCGCACTGCGAGGCCGCGCCGAGCGTCCCGACTACCTGGCGTCATTGTCGCGCGTCCGCGTGCCCACCCTCATCGTCGTCGGCAGCGATGACGAGTTCACCCCGATCGGTGACGCCCGGCTCATGCACGAGGTCATCCCGGGCTCCGCGCTCGTCGTCATCGAGGACACCGCGCACATGCCCAACCTCGAACGGCCGGCCGAGTTCAACGCGGCGCTGAGCAGGTTCCTCGACTCGATCTCCCGCAGGCGACGAGCCCTATGA
- a CDS encoding M15 family metallopeptidase: MIVGAVIAASVAWRPLVASAPPVRPVQSAGERISVDGRDGVIPPGRTVSVFDDKKAAVRNLDPDLLDALRQAARDAEADGVGIGVSSGWRSPAYQRRLLREAVRRYGSAKEAARWVATPGTSEHVKGEAVDVGPADAASWLSRHGTAYGLCQIYGNEPWHYELRPDAVHDGCPPMYADPTEDPRMRP, translated from the coding sequence GTGATCGTCGGTGCCGTGATCGCCGCGTCGGTCGCGTGGCGGCCGCTCGTGGCGTCGGCTCCGCCGGTGCGGCCCGTCCAGTCGGCCGGCGAACGGATCTCGGTGGACGGGAGGGACGGTGTCATCCCTCCCGGGAGGACGGTCTCGGTCTTCGACGACAAGAAGGCGGCCGTGCGGAATCTCGACCCGGATCTCCTCGATGCCCTGCGCCAGGCGGCGAGGGACGCCGAAGCCGACGGTGTCGGGATCGGGGTCAGCAGCGGCTGGCGGTCACCGGCCTACCAGCGGCGGTTGCTGCGGGAGGCGGTCCGCAGGTACGGATCGGCGAAAGAGGCCGCGCGGTGGGTGGCCACCCCCGGCACGTCCGAACATGTGAAAGGTGAGGCGGTCGACGTCGGCCCGGCAGACGCCGCGTCCTGGCTGTCCAGGCACGGCACGGCCTACGGGCTGTGCCAGATCTACGGCAACGAGCCGTGGCATTACGAGTTGCGTCCCGATGCCGTCCACGACGGTTGCCCGCCGATGTACGCCGATCCGACCGAGGACCCGAGGATGCGGCCCTGA
- a CDS encoding nuclear transport factor 2 family protein: protein MTTDNKTIVLQALTTLVATGDVDALAPLLTDDFRHHRPDSASTAKAEWLAAVRAALVPLAGMRVEIHHVLADGDHVAMYSHRRLPGAGPEIAVVDIWRLDNGLIAEAWELIEPVSQAAANLTWWRTAEH from the coding sequence GTGACCACAGACAACAAGACCATCGTCCTGCAGGCCCTGACGACCCTGGTCGCGACCGGCGACGTCGACGCACTGGCGCCCTTGCTGACCGACGACTTCCGCCACCACCGGCCGGACTCGGCCTCGACGGCCAAAGCGGAATGGCTCGCCGCCGTACGCGCCGCACTCGTCCCCCTGGCCGGCATGCGGGTCGAGATCCACCATGTACTGGCCGACGGCGACCACGTCGCGATGTACTCCCACCGGCGGTTACCCGGCGCCGGGCCGGAAATCGCGGTCGTCGACATCTGGCGCCTCGACAACGGCCTGATCGCCGAGGCCTGGGAGCTCATCGAACCGGTGTCCCAGGCGGCCGCCAACCTGACGTGGTGGCGAACTGCCGAGCACTGA
- a CDS encoding PLP-dependent aminotransferase family protein, protein MDDFRRIADALAAEVASGRLRPGDRLPPQRQFARRHGIAGSTAARVYGELIRRGIAVGEVGRGTFIRAAAPSSEPALAEPARARVDLELNFPMPPEQPALLAESLGGMLRPDVLADALAPVGAAGTPAVREAAATMLSCPGWAPEPGRLLITGNGRQAIAAALAALVPAGDRLGVEELTYPLVKGIATRLGITLVPLTMDDCGVLPEAIRSAGPLRAIYLQPTLHNPLGVTMPERRRAEIAAALRELGIHAVEDRIYTFLRDDPPPLAAFAPEHVIVADSLSKRVAPGLTIGFAVTPESIGDRVASALRSGGWTAPRFAVEAATRWLTDGTVATLQELKRRDAATRQRLVRDHLAEFAVQADPHAYHCWWRLPDPWRADTFVAAAARRDIAVTPGAAFTVVTAHSPNAVRLALSAPPLGTLAPALATLAALARSAPEDTEIE, encoded by the coding sequence ATGGACGACTTCCGGCGGATCGCGGACGCGCTCGCGGCAGAGGTCGCCTCCGGTCGCCTCAGGCCCGGGGACCGGCTACCGCCGCAGCGGCAGTTCGCCCGCAGGCACGGCATCGCCGGCTCCACCGCGGCGAGGGTGTACGGCGAGCTGATCCGCCGCGGCATCGCGGTCGGCGAGGTCGGACGCGGCACCTTCATCCGCGCCGCCGCGCCGTCGAGCGAGCCCGCACTCGCCGAGCCGGCCCGAGCGCGAGTGGACCTGGAGCTGAACTTCCCCATGCCTCCGGAGCAGCCCGCGCTCCTCGCGGAGAGCCTCGGCGGAATGCTGCGTCCCGACGTGCTGGCGGATGCGCTCGCCCCCGTAGGCGCGGCAGGTACGCCGGCCGTGCGGGAGGCGGCGGCCACGATGCTGTCGTGTCCCGGCTGGGCCCCCGAGCCCGGACGCCTGCTGATCACGGGCAACGGCCGGCAAGCGATCGCCGCCGCGCTCGCGGCACTCGTCCCGGCCGGTGACCGCCTCGGCGTCGAGGAACTGACCTACCCGCTGGTCAAGGGCATCGCCACCCGCCTGGGCATCACCCTGGTCCCGCTCACCATGGACGACTGCGGGGTACTCCCGGAAGCCATCCGATCGGCCGGGCCGCTGCGCGCCATCTATCTCCAGCCGACACTCCACAACCCGCTAGGCGTCACCATGCCCGAACGGCGGCGCGCCGAGATCGCCGCCGCTCTCCGAGAACTCGGGATCCACGCGGTCGAGGACCGCATCTACACGTTCCTCCGCGATGACCCACCACCGCTGGCCGCGTTCGCACCCGAACACGTCATCGTCGCCGACAGTCTGTCGAAGCGAGTGGCACCCGGCCTGACCATCGGCTTCGCGGTGACACCTGAGTCCATCGGCGACCGCGTCGCCTCGGCGCTGCGCTCAGGCGGCTGGACCGCCCCGAGATTCGCCGTGGAGGCCGCCACGCGATGGCTCACCGACGGCACCGTCGCCACCCTCCAAGAGCTCAAACGCCGCGACGCCGCCACGCGCCAGAGGCTCGTGCGCGACCACCTCGCCGAGTTCGCCGTCCAGGCCGACCCGCACGCCTACCACTGCTGGTGGCGCCTACCCGACCCATGGCGAGCCGACACCTTCGTCGCCGCCGCCGCCCGTCGCGACATCGCGGTCACCCCCGGCGCCGCCTTCACCGTCGTCACGGCCCACTCCCCCAACGCCGTCCGCCTCGCCCTGTCAGCACCACCGCTCGGCACCCTCGCCCCGGCCCTGGCCACCCTCGCCGCACTGGCCAGGAGCGCTCCCGAGGACACCGAGATCGAGTAG
- a CDS encoding response regulator transcription factor has translation MRVLIVEDEPYLAEAVRDGLRLEAIAADIAGDGESALELLSVNSYDLAVLDRDIPGPSGDEIARSIVASGSGMPILMLTAADRIDDKVSGFELGADDYLTKPFELRELVMRLRALDRRRAHARPPVRELAGLRLDPFRREVYRDGRYVALTRKQFAVLEVLVAAEGGVVSAEELLERAWDANADPFTNAVRITVSALRKRLGEPWLIATVPGVGYRIDAGADPS, from the coding sequence ATGCGTGTGCTGATCGTGGAGGACGAGCCCTACCTGGCCGAGGCCGTACGGGACGGTCTCCGGCTGGAGGCGATCGCCGCCGACATCGCCGGGGACGGCGAGTCCGCACTGGAACTGCTCAGCGTCAACTCCTACGACCTCGCGGTCCTCGACCGCGACATCCCCGGCCCTTCCGGTGACGAAATCGCGAGGAGCATCGTCGCCTCCGGCAGCGGCATGCCGATCCTCATGCTCACCGCCGCCGACCGGATCGACGACAAGGTCTCGGGGTTCGAGCTGGGTGCCGACGACTACCTCACCAAGCCGTTCGAGCTGCGAGAACTCGTCATGCGGCTGCGCGCGCTCGACCGCAGGCGCGCGCACGCCAGGCCGCCGGTCCGCGAGCTGGCCGGCCTGCGGCTGGACCCCTTCCGCCGTGAGGTCTACCGCGACGGACGTTACGTCGCGCTGACCCGCAAGCAGTTCGCCGTGCTCGAAGTCCTCGTCGCCGCAGAAGGCGGTGTCGTCAGCGCCGAAGAGCTCCTGGAGCGGGCCTGGGACGCCAACGCCGACCCGTTCACCAACGCCGTCCGCATCACCGTCTCCGCTTTGCGCAAACGCCTCGGCGAACCCTGGCTCATCGCCACCGTGCCCGGTGTCGGCTACCGGATCGACGCCGGTGCGGACCCCAGCTGA
- a CDS encoding helix-turn-helix domain-containing protein, protein MYTVGELLRQWRHRRGLSQLDLAIAADVSARHVSLVETGKSNPSADMILRLAEQLGVPLRERNRLLLAAGFAPRYARRPLDGDALKAAWDAIARVLRAHEPYPALVVDRGWNIVMTNRAIDPFLANVAPDLLRPPVNMVRLGLDPRGFAPRIVNLAEVRSLLRTRIARQLAAAPDPGLTALYEELLAPGGENVRHPAGSEIAIPMIFRFGERELRLFSTTTTFGTPLDITLDEVTIESYYPADAESAAYFTSAGSGAGT, encoded by the coding sequence ATGTACACGGTCGGGGAACTGCTACGGCAGTGGCGGCATCGCCGGGGGCTCAGCCAGCTCGATCTCGCGATCGCCGCCGACGTCTCGGCCCGGCACGTCAGCCTGGTGGAGACCGGCAAGTCCAACCCGAGCGCCGACATGATCCTCCGCCTGGCCGAGCAGCTCGGCGTGCCGTTGCGTGAGCGCAACCGGCTGTTGCTCGCCGCCGGCTTCGCACCCCGCTATGCCCGGCGACCGCTGGACGGGGACGCGCTGAAGGCGGCCTGGGACGCGATCGCACGGGTGCTGCGCGCACACGAGCCGTACCCCGCGCTGGTCGTGGATCGCGGCTGGAACATCGTGATGACCAATCGCGCCATCGACCCGTTCCTCGCGAACGTCGCCCCCGACCTGCTACGGCCGCCGGTCAACATGGTGCGGCTGGGGCTGGACCCGCGCGGGTTCGCCCCCCGGATCGTCAATCTGGCCGAGGTCCGTTCGCTGCTGCGCACCCGCATCGCACGCCAGCTCGCCGCCGCTCCCGACCCCGGGCTCACCGCGCTCTACGAGGAACTGCTGGCACCCGGCGGTGAGAATGTGCGCCATCCGGCCGGGTCCGAGATCGCCATCCCGATGATCTTCCGGTTCGGCGAGCGGGAACTACGGCTGTTCTCGACCACCACCACGTTCGGCACCCCGCTCGACATCACCCTGGACGAGGTCACGATCGAGTCCTACTACCCGGCGGACGCGGAGAGCGCCGCCTACTTCACCTCCGCCGGTTCTGGAGCCGGTACGTAG
- a CDS encoding RICIN domain-containing protein, with product MALTMASAGYSSGPSRNTPPLRRLLIALVVTTLTAAAALVSAPSANAATGHFRGMNWAVFGDNFSTGPLVLQGLSQSDSNATVRAKANSLYDHMEYIMGVNTVRLPINTHTVANTTWWNSYRGAIDAAADRGFKVILAYWEDGAASGGRITNLAAWNSMWSTVTNTYGSNGNVYFEPMNEPHGYSSADWRNVAANWLSTHTSAVPGRVLIGGTGFSQDLRDICNDSRFNSTLLSFHYYAFFYSAMTYDGFRSHIQSLLGNCASRAIATEYGAPMSTGLNYADPAGTDNFVRYIRAMAQVMRDNQMGGTYWPALGGKPTANLGYDHYSMYSLGGSGTNLTLAVRNQSGADRIRYGWGDTVGNQTPTPTPTPTLTPTPNPSAFYRLNARHSNKAMDVQDASTSNNARVDQTLYGGNAWQQWRFVDAGSGYWRIVARHSGKCLDVTGASTADGAELIQYTCGTGANQQFQMVPNGDYFQLRARHSGKCVDVPAASTADRVILKQYTCNGGTNQQWSRSTMI from the coding sequence ATGGCACTGACCATGGCGTCTGCTGGCTACTCGTCAGGACCATCGCGGAACACCCCGCCGTTACGCCGGCTGCTGATCGCTCTCGTGGTGACCACGCTCACCGCGGCGGCAGCCCTCGTCTCCGCGCCGTCGGCCAATGCCGCCACCGGCCACTTCCGAGGCATGAACTGGGCCGTGTTCGGTGACAACTTCAGCACCGGCCCGCTCGTCCTGCAGGGCCTGAGCCAGTCCGACAGCAACGCGACAGTGCGGGCCAAGGCCAACTCGCTCTACGACCACATGGAATACATCATGGGGGTCAACACCGTCCGGTTGCCGATCAACACCCACACGGTGGCCAACACGACGTGGTGGAATTCCTACCGCGGCGCCATCGACGCCGCCGCCGACCGCGGATTCAAGGTCATCCTGGCCTATTGGGAGGACGGCGCCGCCTCCGGCGGCAGGATCACGAACCTCGCCGCGTGGAACTCGATGTGGTCCACCGTGACCAACACCTACGGCTCGAACGGCAACGTCTACTTCGAGCCGATGAACGAGCCGCACGGCTACTCGTCCGCGGACTGGCGCAACGTGGCGGCGAACTGGCTCAGCACCCACACCAGCGCGGTGCCCGGCCGGGTGCTCATCGGCGGCACCGGCTTCAGCCAGGACCTCCGCGACATCTGCAACGACAGCCGCTTCAACTCGACGCTGCTGTCCTTCCACTACTACGCCTTCTTCTACAGCGCGATGACCTACGACGGCTTCCGGAGCCACATCCAGTCGCTGCTCGGCAACTGCGCCTCCCGCGCCATCGCCACCGAATACGGCGCGCCGATGTCCACCGGCCTCAACTACGCCGACCCGGCCGGCACCGACAACTTCGTGCGCTACATCCGCGCCATGGCCCAGGTCATGCGGGACAACCAGATGGGCGGCACGTACTGGCCGGCCCTCGGCGGCAAGCCGACCGCGAACCTCGGCTACGACCACTACTCGATGTACTCCCTCGGCGGCAGCGGCACCAACCTCACCCTGGCCGTCCGCAACCAGTCCGGCGCCGACCGCATCCGCTACGGCTGGGGCGACACCGTCGGCAACCAGACCCCCACCCCGACGCCGACGCCGACCCTGACCCCGACGCCGAACCCGTCGGCGTTCTACCGCCTGAACGCGCGCCACAGCAACAAGGCCATGGACGTCCAGGACGCGAGCACCAGCAACAACGCACGCGTCGACCAGACCCTCTACGGCGGCAACGCCTGGCAACAGTGGCGCTTCGTGGACGCCGGCAGCGGCTACTGGCGAATCGTCGCCCGTCACAGCGGAAAGTGCCTCGACGTGACAGGCGCCTCGACCGCCGACGGCGCCGAACTCATCCAGTACACCTGCGGCACCGGCGCCAACCAGCAGTTCCAGATGGTCCCCAACGGCGACTACTTCCAGCTCCGCGCACGCCACAGCGGCAAATGCGTGGACGTCCCGGCCGCCTCGACCGCGGACCGCGTGATCCTCAAGCAGTACACGTGCAACGGCGGCACCAACCAACAGTGGTCACGCAGCACGATGATCTGA
- a CDS encoding ROK family protein — protein sequence MTTHVVALDVGGTSMKGGLVTAGGDILLTDRRPTPRTEGPGKVIATIREFIADLAGAGETPPTAVGVVVPGPVSDNTAVYSSNIGWRDVPASDFNPLDVPIRLGHDVRSAGLAESVLGAARHQQDFLFLSIGTGIAGAMILNNTPYPGATGWSGEIGHIPVFPTGEQCACGQTGCLETYASAASIARRYTESLTRASSITPTPAPATPPTAEDVITRAERGDPQATEVWNEALEALTLALATYTLLLDPTSIVLGGGLSQAGPTLSTPVAERLQRKLTWRTAPQIHHTLLGTNAGMLGAALLAWKSTQPPTPPLDVPTHPPVP from the coding sequence ATGACCACCCATGTCGTGGCCCTGGACGTAGGCGGTACCTCGATGAAAGGCGGCCTGGTCACCGCCGGAGGCGACATCCTCCTCACCGACCGCCGCCCCACCCCCCGCACCGAGGGCCCCGGCAAGGTCATCGCCACGATCCGTGAGTTCATCGCCGACCTCGCCGGCGCCGGCGAAACCCCTCCGACCGCCGTAGGCGTCGTGGTCCCCGGCCCCGTATCCGACAACACCGCCGTCTACTCCTCCAACATCGGCTGGCGCGACGTCCCCGCATCGGACTTCAACCCGTTGGACGTCCCGATCCGCCTGGGCCACGACGTCCGCTCGGCCGGCCTCGCGGAGAGCGTCCTAGGCGCCGCACGCCACCAGCAGGACTTCCTCTTCCTCTCCATAGGCACCGGCATCGCCGGCGCCATGATCCTGAACAACACCCCCTACCCCGGCGCCACCGGCTGGAGCGGCGAGATCGGCCACATCCCCGTCTTCCCCACCGGCGAACAATGCGCCTGCGGCCAGACCGGCTGCCTGGAAACCTACGCCTCCGCCGCCTCCATAGCCCGCCGCTACACCGAGTCCCTGACCAGAGCCAGCTCCATCACCCCCACCCCGGCCCCCGCCACCCCACCCACCGCCGAGGACGTCATCACCCGAGCCGAACGCGGCGACCCCCAAGCCACCGAGGTGTGGAACGAAGCCCTGGAAGCCCTGACCCTGGCCCTGGCCACCTACACCCTCCTCCTGGACCCCACCTCCATCGTCCTCGGCGGCGGCCTGTCCCAAGCAGGCCCAACCCTGAGCACCCCCGTGGCCGAACGCCTCCAACGCAAACTCACCTGGCGCACCGCCCCCCAGATCCACCACACCCTCCTCGGCACCAACGCCGGCATGCTAGGCGCCGCCCTCCTGGCTTGGAAATCGACACAACCCCCCACCCCACCTCTCGATGTGCCCACCCACCCACCGGTACCGTAA
- a CDS encoding dihydrofolate reductase family protein codes for MRKLIFGMNLSVDGYIAAAGDELGWSAPSDELFQWWSDRVAGTGLALYGRKLWETMSADWPTADQRPGASPAEIEFARRWREMPKVVFSSTISTVDWNARLVTGDAVAEISRLKAEDGGPMDICGATLAGAAMRAGLIDEYVLVTHPVLVGGGTPFYTALDSWVNLNLLETRTFAGGMVLTRYETRR; via the coding sequence ATGCGGAAACTGATCTTCGGCATGAACCTGAGTGTGGACGGCTACATCGCTGCGGCCGGCGACGAGCTCGGCTGGAGCGCGCCGAGCGATGAGCTGTTCCAGTGGTGGTCCGACCGGGTGGCGGGGACCGGTCTGGCGTTGTACGGGCGCAAGCTGTGGGAGACGATGAGCGCCGACTGGCCGACCGCTGACCAGCGGCCTGGCGCCAGCCCGGCGGAGATCGAGTTCGCCCGCCGCTGGCGGGAGATGCCGAAGGTGGTGTTCTCCTCGACGATCAGCACGGTCGACTGGAACGCTCGTCTGGTCACCGGTGACGCGGTCGCCGAGATCAGCCGGCTCAAGGCCGAGGACGGCGGCCCGATGGACATCTGCGGCGCCACGCTCGCCGGGGCGGCCATGCGGGCCGGGCTGATCGACGAGTACGTACTTGTCACCCACCCGGTCCTGGTCGGCGGCGGCACGCCGTTCTATACGGCACTGGACAGCTGGGTGAACCTGAACCTGCTGGAGACGCGGACGTTTGCCGGCGGCATGGTGCTGACCCGTTACGAGACGAGGCGATGA
- a CDS encoding RNA polymerase subunit sigma-70, protein MTDTRPLGADEATFLAAARSGDTARFALVTERHRRELQVHCYRMLANYEDAEDLTQETFLRAWNKRESFKGQAALRTWLYRIATNACLDFLEKRNDRIPVPSELPDLGSEMLYLQPYPDRMLPQDPQESVVARETIELAFIVAVQHLPPRQRAAFILRDVLGWPASKTADALELTVASVTSALQRARVTMREQLPDRRLDWRSPATHELSNDERGVVKSYIEAHERNDLDGLMALLRDDLRFTMLPQPGTSVITAKDAVDGWVSGGLFQRGHDDWRCITTTVNRMPAAVLYLRTPDDPEYRLFTIAVLHIVDGKIAELTGFDATDKPWLGLPPTL, encoded by the coding sequence ATGACCGACACCAGACCGCTCGGCGCCGACGAGGCCACGTTCCTCGCGGCGGCCCGCTCGGGCGACACGGCGCGGTTCGCGCTTGTCACCGAGCGCCACCGGCGTGAGCTGCAGGTGCACTGCTACCGGATGCTCGCGAACTACGAGGATGCCGAGGACCTGACGCAGGAGACGTTCCTGCGAGCGTGGAACAAGCGGGAGTCGTTCAAGGGCCAGGCGGCACTGCGGACCTGGCTGTACCGCATCGCGACGAACGCCTGCCTCGACTTCCTGGAGAAGCGCAACGACCGCATACCCGTACCGTCCGAGCTGCCGGACCTCGGCTCCGAAATGCTGTACCTGCAGCCCTACCCCGACCGGATGCTCCCGCAGGACCCACAGGAATCGGTGGTGGCGCGGGAAACGATCGAGCTGGCGTTCATCGTCGCCGTCCAGCACCTGCCGCCGAGGCAGCGAGCGGCGTTCATCCTGCGCGACGTCCTCGGCTGGCCGGCGTCGAAAACCGCCGACGCTCTCGAACTGACCGTCGCATCGGTGACCAGCGCACTGCAGCGGGCCCGTGTGACGATGCGCGAGCAGCTGCCCGACCGCCGCCTCGACTGGCGGAGCCCCGCCACCCACGAGCTGTCGAACGACGAGCGCGGCGTGGTGAAGTCGTACATAGAGGCCCATGAGCGCAACGACCTCGACGGGCTGATGGCCCTGCTGCGCGACGACCTGCGCTTCACGATGCTGCCCCAACCGGGAACCTCGGTCATCACAGCCAAGGACGCCGTGGACGGCTGGGTCTCCGGCGGGCTCTTCCAGCGCGGCCACGACGACTGGCGCTGTATCACCACGACGGTCAACCGCATGCCTGCCGCCGTGCTCTACCTCCGCACCCCCGACGACCCCGAGTACCGGCTGTTCACCATCGCGGTCCTGCACATCGTCGACGGAAAGATCGCCGAACTCACCGGATTCGACGCCACCGACAAACCCTGGCTGGGCCTGCCCCCGACACTGTGA
- a CDS encoding DUF559 domain-containing protein: MAAARSLAMRLASGSRHFGPFLADLAGRAVQHRGVLVPGRRGPEGRSFPAEIRAAGLARVVAATFGRDAMALVVYVPEKLTGHGETVLVAGCEWLAHRGGMGIWLVGPDLHRVDTRYLKVPAAVRRLAEEMTESPDTGTVGVPPVAGRPHPGSAVERAMEAALAECDWAHGRAWNQTYQSADALFVMIRTDLMWVREKCVVELDGPEHERYAQMKRDLVRDRHLERDGFTVLRFTNQQVRGDLRGVLRHIREILQARRLGNS, from the coding sequence GTGGCGGCGGCGCGGTCCCTCGCGATGCGCCTGGCGTCCGGCAGTCGTCATTTCGGACCGTTCCTGGCGGACCTCGCCGGCCGGGCCGTCCAGCACCGAGGTGTGCTGGTCCCCGGCCGGCGCGGACCTGAGGGACGGTCGTTCCCCGCTGAGATACGGGCCGCCGGACTGGCCCGGGTCGTCGCCGCCACGTTCGGCCGGGACGCGATGGCGCTGGTCGTCTACGTGCCGGAGAAGCTGACCGGCCACGGGGAGACGGTGCTGGTCGCCGGATGCGAGTGGCTGGCCCATCGCGGCGGCATGGGGATCTGGCTCGTCGGGCCCGATTTGCACCGCGTCGACACCCGGTACCTGAAGGTGCCGGCGGCGGTCAGACGGCTGGCCGAGGAGATGACGGAGTCGCCGGACACCGGGACCGTGGGGGTGCCGCCGGTCGCCGGCCGGCCGCATCCGGGGAGCGCGGTGGAGCGGGCCATGGAGGCGGCGCTGGCCGAGTGCGACTGGGCCCATGGCCGGGCCTGGAATCAGACGTACCAGTCGGCGGACGCGTTGTTCGTCATGATCCGTACGGATCTGATGTGGGTCCGGGAGAAGTGCGTGGTGGAGCTCGACGGGCCGGAACACGAGAGATACGCGCAGATGAAGCGGGACCTCGTTCGTGATCGGCATCTGGAGCGTGACGGGTTCACGGTGCTGCGGTTCACCAATCAGCAGGTCAGGGGTGATCTGCGGGGGGTTCTGCGGCACATTCGGGAAATTCTGCAGGCGCGTCGCCTTGGAAACAGCTAA